The Cinclus cinclus chromosome 3, bCinCin1.1, whole genome shotgun sequence genome has a window encoding:
- the MCM3 gene encoding DNA replication licensing factor MCM3 isoform X2 — protein MAAPAGGLEDAELREAQRDYLDFLDDEEDQGIYQSKVRDMISDNQYRLVVNINDLRRKNEKRASRLLSNAFEELIAFQRALKDFVASVDATYAKQYEDFYIGLEGSFGSKHVSPRTLTACFLSSIVCVEGIVTKCSLVRPKVVRSVHYCPATKKTIERRYTDMTSLDAFPSSSIYPTKDEENNPLETEFGLSVYKDHQTITIQEMPEKAPAGQLPRSVDVVLDDDLVDRVKPGDRIQVVGTYRCLPGKKGGYTSGTFRTILIACHVKQMSKDVRPLYSASDVAKIKRFSKSRSKDIFDQLARSLAPSIHGHEYIKKAILCMLLGGVEKILDNGSRIRGDINILLIGDPSVAKSQLLRYVLSTAPRAIPTTGRGSSGVGLTAAVTTDQETGERRLEAGAMVLADRGVVCIDEFDKMSDIDRTAIHEVMEQGRVTIAKAGIQARLNSRCSVLAAANPVYGRYDQYKTPMENIGLQDSLLSRFDLLFIVLDQMDSEQDREISDHVLRMHRYRNPNEQDGDAMPLGSAVEMLATDDPDFMQEEEQELQVYEKHDDLLHGPNRRKEKIVSMEFMRKYIHVAKMIKPVLTEESANYIAEEYSRLRSQSQTNSDVARTSPITARTLETLIRLSTAHAKARMNKTVDLQDAEAALELVQFAYFKKVLEKEKKRRKPVEDDSETEKEEDQESQDKEERRTRRKKARTEGKEGSYDPYDFSDAEEEMPQVQAHPSKTPEASEAGEGKKLELAELRLKAFKAALLEVFKASHAQSVSLKSVMESINRDNPEPFSAAEVKVALAHMQDDNQVMVSDDIIFLI, from the exons ATGGCGGCACCGGCAGGCGGGCTGGAGGATGCGGAGCTGCGGGAAGCGCAGCGCGATTACCTCGATTTCCTGGACGATGAG GAAGACCAAGGGATTTACCAGAGCAAGGTTCGGGACATGATCAGTGACAACCAATATCGGCTCGTTGTCAACATCAACGACCTGAGGCGCAAGAACGAGAAGAGAGCCAGCAG gctcCTGAGCAATGCCTTCGAGGAGCTGATTGCCTTCCAGCGTGCCCTGAAGGATTTTGTCGCTTCCGTTGACGCCACCTACGCCAAGCAGTACGAGGACTTCTACATCGGGCTGGAGGGCAGCTTTGGCTCCAAGCACGTGTCCCCACGGACACTGACAGCCTGTTTCCTCAGCTCCATCGTCTGCGTGGAGGGCATCGTGACAAAGT GCTCTCTGGTGCGTCCAAAAGTTGTCCGGAGTGTCCATTATTGCCCAGCTACCAAGAAAACAATCGAGCGCCGATACACAGACATGACCTCCCTGGATGCTTTCCCATCCAGCTCCATCTACCCTACAAAG GATGAAGAGAACAACCCGCTGGAGACAGAGTTTGGCCTCTCAGTCTACAAGGACCACCAGACCATCACCATCCAGGAGATGCCTGAGAAGGCCCCGGCGGGGCAGCTGCCCCGCTCGGTGGATGTGGTTCTGGATGATGACCTGGTGGACAGGGTGAAGCCTGGGGACCGCATCCAGGTGGTGGGGACGTATCGCTGCCtgccagggaagaaagggggcTACACTTCAGGCACTTTCAG GACCATCCTCATTGCTTGCCATGTGAAGCAGATGAGCAAAGACGTCCGGCCTCTCTACTCTGCTTCAGATGTGGCCAAGATCAAGAGATTCAGCAAGAGCCGCTCCAAG GATATCTTTGACCAGCTGGCCAGATCCCTGGCTCCCAGCATCCATGGGCATGAGTACATCAAGAAGGCCATTCTCTgcatgctgctgggaggggtgGAGAAGATCCTGGACAATGGGAGCCGCATCCGAGGAGACATCAACATCTTGCTGATAG GAGACCCTTCCGTGGCTAAATCCCAGCTGCTGAGGTACGTGCTGAGCACAGCACCCCGGGCCATCCCCACCACAGGCAGGGGCTCCTCCGGTGTCGgcctcactgctgctgtcaccacagACCAGGAGACAG GGGAGCGGCGCCTGGAAGCAGGAGCCATGGTGTTGGCCGACCGGGGCGTGGTGTGCATCGACGAGTTCGACAAGATGTCCGACATCGACCGCACGGCCATCCACGAGGTGATGGAGCAGGGACGGGTCACCATCGCCAAGGCTGGCATCCAGGCCCGCCTCAACTCCCGCTGCAGCGTCCTGGCTGCTGCCAACCCCGTCTACGGCCGG TATGACCAGTACAAGACGCCCATGGAGAACATCGGCCTGCAGGACTCCCTGCTCTCCCGTTTTGACCTGCTCTTCATCGTGCTGGACCAGATGGACTCCGAGCAGGACAGGGAGATCTCGGACCACGTCCTGAGGATGCACCGCTACCGCAACCCCAACGAGCAGGATGGGGATG CCatgcccctgggcagtgctgtggAGATGCTGGCTACAGATGACCCTGACTTCatgcaggaggaggagcaggagctgcaggtctATGAGAAACACGATGACCTCCTGCACGGGCCCAACCGCCGCAA GGAGAAGATTGTCAGCATGGAGTTCATGAGGAAGTACATCCACGTGGCCAAGATGATCAAGCCTGTGCTGACCGAGGAGTCGGCGAACTACATCGCCGAGGAGTATTCCCGCCTGCGCAGCCAGAGCCAGACAAACTCCGACGTGGCCAGG aCCTCCCCTATCACAGCCCGGACCCTGGAGACCCTGATCCGCCTCTCTACAGCCCACGCCAAGGCCAGGATGAACAAGACTGTGGATCTGcaggatgctgaggcagctctggagctggTGCAGTTCGCCTACTTCAAAAAG gtgctggagaaggagaaaaaacgCAGGAAGCCAGTGGAGGATGACTCAGAGACTGAGAAGGAGGAAGATCAGGAGtcacaggacaaggaggagcGCAGAACAAGGAG GAAGAAGGCACGCACAGAAGGCAAGGAGGGCTCCTACGACCCGTATGACTTCAGTGATGCTGAGGAGGAGATGCCACAGG TTCAGGCACACCCTTCGAAAACGCCCGAAGCCTCCGAAGCTGGCGAAGGGAAGAAGCTGGAGTTGGCTGAGCTAAG GTTGAAAGCATTCAAGGCTGCTctcctggaggtgttcaaggcttCCCATGCCCAGTCTGTGAGCCTGAAGAGCGTGATGGAATCCATCAACCGTGACAACCCCGAGCCCTTCTCAGCAGCCGAGGTGAAGGTGGCCCTGGCCCACATGCAGGATGACAACCAGGTCATGGTGTCTGATGACATTATCTTCTTAATCTGA
- the MCM3 gene encoding DNA replication licensing factor MCM3 isoform X4: MAAPAGGLEDAELREAQRDYLDFLDDEEDQGIYQSKVRDMISDNQYRLVVNINDLRRKNEKRASRLLSNAFEELIAFQRALKDFVASVDATYAKQYEDFYIGLEGSFGSKHVSPRTLTACFLSSIVCVEGIVTKCSLVRPKVVRSVHYCPATKKTIERRYTDMTSLDAFPSSSIYPTKDHQTITIQEMPEKAPAGQLPRSVDVVLDDDLVDRVKPGDRIQVVGTYRCLPGKKGGYTSGTFRTILIACHVKQMSKDVRPLYSASDVAKIKRFSKSRSKDIFDQLARSLAPSIHGHEYIKKAILCMLLGGVEKILDNGSRIRGDINILLIGDPSVAKSQLLRYVLSTAPRAIPTTGRGSSGVGLTAAVTTDQETGERRLEAGAMVLADRGVVCIDEFDKMSDIDRTAIHEVMEQGRVTIAKAGIQARLNSRCSVLAAANPVYGRYDQYKTPMENIGLQDSLLSRFDLLFIVLDQMDSEQDREISDHVLRMHRYRNPNEQDGDAMPLGSAVEMLATDDPDFMQEEEQELQVYEKHDDLLHGPNRRKEKIVSMEFMRKYIHVAKMIKPVLTEESANYIAEEYSRLRSQSQTNSDVARTSPITARTLETLIRLSTAHAKARMNKTVDLQDAEAALELVQFAYFKKVLEKEKKRRKPVEDDSETEKEEDQESQDKEERRTRRKKARTEGKEGSYDPYDFSDAEEEMPQVQAHPSKTPEASEAGEGKKLELAELRLKAFKAALLEVFKASHAQSVSLKSVMESINRDNPEPFSAAEVKVALAHMQDDNQVMVSDDIIFLI, translated from the exons ATGGCGGCACCGGCAGGCGGGCTGGAGGATGCGGAGCTGCGGGAAGCGCAGCGCGATTACCTCGATTTCCTGGACGATGAG GAAGACCAAGGGATTTACCAGAGCAAGGTTCGGGACATGATCAGTGACAACCAATATCGGCTCGTTGTCAACATCAACGACCTGAGGCGCAAGAACGAGAAGAGAGCCAGCAG gctcCTGAGCAATGCCTTCGAGGAGCTGATTGCCTTCCAGCGTGCCCTGAAGGATTTTGTCGCTTCCGTTGACGCCACCTACGCCAAGCAGTACGAGGACTTCTACATCGGGCTGGAGGGCAGCTTTGGCTCCAAGCACGTGTCCCCACGGACACTGACAGCCTGTTTCCTCAGCTCCATCGTCTGCGTGGAGGGCATCGTGACAAAGT GCTCTCTGGTGCGTCCAAAAGTTGTCCGGAGTGTCCATTATTGCCCAGCTACCAAGAAAACAATCGAGCGCCGATACACAGACATGACCTCCCTGGATGCTTTCCCATCCAGCTCCATCTACCCTACAAAG GACCACCAGACCATCACCATCCAGGAGATGCCTGAGAAGGCCCCGGCGGGGCAGCTGCCCCGCTCGGTGGATGTGGTTCTGGATGATGACCTGGTGGACAGGGTGAAGCCTGGGGACCGCATCCAGGTGGTGGGGACGTATCGCTGCCtgccagggaagaaagggggcTACACTTCAGGCACTTTCAG GACCATCCTCATTGCTTGCCATGTGAAGCAGATGAGCAAAGACGTCCGGCCTCTCTACTCTGCTTCAGATGTGGCCAAGATCAAGAGATTCAGCAAGAGCCGCTCCAAG GATATCTTTGACCAGCTGGCCAGATCCCTGGCTCCCAGCATCCATGGGCATGAGTACATCAAGAAGGCCATTCTCTgcatgctgctgggaggggtgGAGAAGATCCTGGACAATGGGAGCCGCATCCGAGGAGACATCAACATCTTGCTGATAG GAGACCCTTCCGTGGCTAAATCCCAGCTGCTGAGGTACGTGCTGAGCACAGCACCCCGGGCCATCCCCACCACAGGCAGGGGCTCCTCCGGTGTCGgcctcactgctgctgtcaccacagACCAGGAGACAG GGGAGCGGCGCCTGGAAGCAGGAGCCATGGTGTTGGCCGACCGGGGCGTGGTGTGCATCGACGAGTTCGACAAGATGTCCGACATCGACCGCACGGCCATCCACGAGGTGATGGAGCAGGGACGGGTCACCATCGCCAAGGCTGGCATCCAGGCCCGCCTCAACTCCCGCTGCAGCGTCCTGGCTGCTGCCAACCCCGTCTACGGCCGG TATGACCAGTACAAGACGCCCATGGAGAACATCGGCCTGCAGGACTCCCTGCTCTCCCGTTTTGACCTGCTCTTCATCGTGCTGGACCAGATGGACTCCGAGCAGGACAGGGAGATCTCGGACCACGTCCTGAGGATGCACCGCTACCGCAACCCCAACGAGCAGGATGGGGATG CCatgcccctgggcagtgctgtggAGATGCTGGCTACAGATGACCCTGACTTCatgcaggaggaggagcaggagctgcaggtctATGAGAAACACGATGACCTCCTGCACGGGCCCAACCGCCGCAA GGAGAAGATTGTCAGCATGGAGTTCATGAGGAAGTACATCCACGTGGCCAAGATGATCAAGCCTGTGCTGACCGAGGAGTCGGCGAACTACATCGCCGAGGAGTATTCCCGCCTGCGCAGCCAGAGCCAGACAAACTCCGACGTGGCCAGG aCCTCCCCTATCACAGCCCGGACCCTGGAGACCCTGATCCGCCTCTCTACAGCCCACGCCAAGGCCAGGATGAACAAGACTGTGGATCTGcaggatgctgaggcagctctggagctggTGCAGTTCGCCTACTTCAAAAAG gtgctggagaaggagaaaaaacgCAGGAAGCCAGTGGAGGATGACTCAGAGACTGAGAAGGAGGAAGATCAGGAGtcacaggacaaggaggagcGCAGAACAAGGAG GAAGAAGGCACGCACAGAAGGCAAGGAGGGCTCCTACGACCCGTATGACTTCAGTGATGCTGAGGAGGAGATGCCACAGG TTCAGGCACACCCTTCGAAAACGCCCGAAGCCTCCGAAGCTGGCGAAGGGAAGAAGCTGGAGTTGGCTGAGCTAAG GTTGAAAGCATTCAAGGCTGCTctcctggaggtgttcaaggcttCCCATGCCCAGTCTGTGAGCCTGAAGAGCGTGATGGAATCCATCAACCGTGACAACCCCGAGCCCTTCTCAGCAGCCGAGGTGAAGGTGGCCCTGGCCCACATGCAGGATGACAACCAGGTCATGGTGTCTGATGACATTATCTTCTTAATCTGA
- the MCM3 gene encoding DNA replication licensing factor MCM3 isoform X3: MAAPAGGLEDAELREAQRDYLDFLDDEEDQGIYQSKVRDMISDNQYRLVVNINDLRRKNEKRASRLLSNAFEELIAFQRALKDFVASVDATYAKQYEDFYIGLEGSFGSKHVSPRTLTACFLSSIVCVEGIVTKCSLVRPKVVRSVHYCPATKKTIERRYTDMTSLDAFPSSSIYPTKDEENNPLETEFGLSVYKDHQTITIQEMPEKAPAGQLPRSVDVVLDDDLVDRVKPGDRIQVVGTYRCLPGKKGGYTSGTFRTILIACHVKQMSKDVRPLYSASDVAKIKRFSKSRSKDIFDQLARSLAPSIHGHEYIKKAILCMLLGGVEKILDNGSRIRGDINILLIGDPSVAKSQLLRYVLSTAPRAIPTTGRGSSGVGLTAAVTTDQETGERRLEAGAMVLADRGVVCIDEFDKMSDIDRTAIHEVMEQGRVTIAKAGIQARLNSRCSVLAAANPVYGRYDQYKTPMENIGLQDSLLSRFDLLFIVLDQMDSEQDREISDHVLRMHRYRNPNEQDGDAMPLGSAVEMLATDDPDFMQEEEQELQVYEKHDDLLHGPNRRKEKIVSMEFMRKYIHVAKMIKPVLTEESANYIAEEYSRLRSQSQTNSDVARTSPITARTLETLIRLSTAHAKARMNKTVDLQDAEAALELVQFAYFKKVLEKEKKRRKPVEDDSETEKEEDQESQDKEERRTRRKKARTEGKEGSYDPYDFSDAEEEMPQGEHPGLPTSGRICVVSPRVIPSPLTRLKAFKAALLEVFKASHAQSVSLKSVMESINRDNPEPFSAAEVKVALAHMQDDNQVMVSDDIIFLI, from the exons ATGGCGGCACCGGCAGGCGGGCTGGAGGATGCGGAGCTGCGGGAAGCGCAGCGCGATTACCTCGATTTCCTGGACGATGAG GAAGACCAAGGGATTTACCAGAGCAAGGTTCGGGACATGATCAGTGACAACCAATATCGGCTCGTTGTCAACATCAACGACCTGAGGCGCAAGAACGAGAAGAGAGCCAGCAG gctcCTGAGCAATGCCTTCGAGGAGCTGATTGCCTTCCAGCGTGCCCTGAAGGATTTTGTCGCTTCCGTTGACGCCACCTACGCCAAGCAGTACGAGGACTTCTACATCGGGCTGGAGGGCAGCTTTGGCTCCAAGCACGTGTCCCCACGGACACTGACAGCCTGTTTCCTCAGCTCCATCGTCTGCGTGGAGGGCATCGTGACAAAGT GCTCTCTGGTGCGTCCAAAAGTTGTCCGGAGTGTCCATTATTGCCCAGCTACCAAGAAAACAATCGAGCGCCGATACACAGACATGACCTCCCTGGATGCTTTCCCATCCAGCTCCATCTACCCTACAAAG GATGAAGAGAACAACCCGCTGGAGACAGAGTTTGGCCTCTCAGTCTACAAGGACCACCAGACCATCACCATCCAGGAGATGCCTGAGAAGGCCCCGGCGGGGCAGCTGCCCCGCTCGGTGGATGTGGTTCTGGATGATGACCTGGTGGACAGGGTGAAGCCTGGGGACCGCATCCAGGTGGTGGGGACGTATCGCTGCCtgccagggaagaaagggggcTACACTTCAGGCACTTTCAG GACCATCCTCATTGCTTGCCATGTGAAGCAGATGAGCAAAGACGTCCGGCCTCTCTACTCTGCTTCAGATGTGGCCAAGATCAAGAGATTCAGCAAGAGCCGCTCCAAG GATATCTTTGACCAGCTGGCCAGATCCCTGGCTCCCAGCATCCATGGGCATGAGTACATCAAGAAGGCCATTCTCTgcatgctgctgggaggggtgGAGAAGATCCTGGACAATGGGAGCCGCATCCGAGGAGACATCAACATCTTGCTGATAG GAGACCCTTCCGTGGCTAAATCCCAGCTGCTGAGGTACGTGCTGAGCACAGCACCCCGGGCCATCCCCACCACAGGCAGGGGCTCCTCCGGTGTCGgcctcactgctgctgtcaccacagACCAGGAGACAG GGGAGCGGCGCCTGGAAGCAGGAGCCATGGTGTTGGCCGACCGGGGCGTGGTGTGCATCGACGAGTTCGACAAGATGTCCGACATCGACCGCACGGCCATCCACGAGGTGATGGAGCAGGGACGGGTCACCATCGCCAAGGCTGGCATCCAGGCCCGCCTCAACTCCCGCTGCAGCGTCCTGGCTGCTGCCAACCCCGTCTACGGCCGG TATGACCAGTACAAGACGCCCATGGAGAACATCGGCCTGCAGGACTCCCTGCTCTCCCGTTTTGACCTGCTCTTCATCGTGCTGGACCAGATGGACTCCGAGCAGGACAGGGAGATCTCGGACCACGTCCTGAGGATGCACCGCTACCGCAACCCCAACGAGCAGGATGGGGATG CCatgcccctgggcagtgctgtggAGATGCTGGCTACAGATGACCCTGACTTCatgcaggaggaggagcaggagctgcaggtctATGAGAAACACGATGACCTCCTGCACGGGCCCAACCGCCGCAA GGAGAAGATTGTCAGCATGGAGTTCATGAGGAAGTACATCCACGTGGCCAAGATGATCAAGCCTGTGCTGACCGAGGAGTCGGCGAACTACATCGCCGAGGAGTATTCCCGCCTGCGCAGCCAGAGCCAGACAAACTCCGACGTGGCCAGG aCCTCCCCTATCACAGCCCGGACCCTGGAGACCCTGATCCGCCTCTCTACAGCCCACGCCAAGGCCAGGATGAACAAGACTGTGGATCTGcaggatgctgaggcagctctggagctggTGCAGTTCGCCTACTTCAAAAAG gtgctggagaaggagaaaaaacgCAGGAAGCCAGTGGAGGATGACTCAGAGACTGAGAAGGAGGAAGATCAGGAGtcacaggacaaggaggagcGCAGAACAAGGAG GAAGAAGGCACGCACAGAAGGCAAGGAGGGCTCCTACGACCCGTATGACTTCAGTGATGCTGAGGAGGAGATGCCACAGGGTGA GCATCCTGGGCTGCCAACAAGTGGAAGGATTTGTGTGGTTTCTCCAAGGGTGATTCCCTCTCCCCTGACCAGGTTGAAAGCATTCAAGGCTGCTctcctggaggtgttcaaggcttCCCATGCCCAGTCTGTGAGCCTGAAGAGCGTGATGGAATCCATCAACCGTGACAACCCCGAGCCCTTCTCAGCAGCCGAGGTGAAGGTGGCCCTGGCCCACATGCAGGATGACAACCAGGTCATGGTGTCTGATGACATTATCTTCTTAATCTGA
- the MCM3 gene encoding DNA replication licensing factor MCM3 isoform X5, whose translation MAAPAGGLEDAELREAQRDYLDFLDDEEDQGIYQSKVRDMISDNQYRLVVNINDLRRKNEKRASRLLSNAFEELIAFQRALKDFVASVDATYAKQYEDFYIGLEGSFGSKHVSPRTLTACFLSSIVCVEGIVTKCSLVRPKVVRSVHYCPATKKTIERRYTDMTSLDAFPSSSIYPTKYDQYKTPMENIGLQDSLLSRFDLLFIVLDQMDSEQDREISDHVLRMHRYRNPNEQDGDAMPLGSAVEMLATDDPDFMQEEEQELQVYEKHDDLLHGPNRRKEKIVSMEFMRKYIHVAKMIKPVLTEESANYIAEEYSRLRSQSQTNSDVARTSPITARTLETLIRLSTAHAKARMNKTVDLQDAEAALELVQFAYFKKVLEKEKKRRKPVEDDSETEKEEDQESQDKEERRTRRKKARTEGKEGSYDPYDFSDAEEEMPQVQAHPSKTPEASEAGEGKKLELAELRLKAFKAALLEVFKASHAQSVSLKSVMESINRDNPEPFSAAEVKVALAHMQDDNQVMVSDDIIFLI comes from the exons ATGGCGGCACCGGCAGGCGGGCTGGAGGATGCGGAGCTGCGGGAAGCGCAGCGCGATTACCTCGATTTCCTGGACGATGAG GAAGACCAAGGGATTTACCAGAGCAAGGTTCGGGACATGATCAGTGACAACCAATATCGGCTCGTTGTCAACATCAACGACCTGAGGCGCAAGAACGAGAAGAGAGCCAGCAG gctcCTGAGCAATGCCTTCGAGGAGCTGATTGCCTTCCAGCGTGCCCTGAAGGATTTTGTCGCTTCCGTTGACGCCACCTACGCCAAGCAGTACGAGGACTTCTACATCGGGCTGGAGGGCAGCTTTGGCTCCAAGCACGTGTCCCCACGGACACTGACAGCCTGTTTCCTCAGCTCCATCGTCTGCGTGGAGGGCATCGTGACAAAGT GCTCTCTGGTGCGTCCAAAAGTTGTCCGGAGTGTCCATTATTGCCCAGCTACCAAGAAAACAATCGAGCGCCGATACACAGACATGACCTCCCTGGATGCTTTCCCATCCAGCTCCATCTACCCTACAAAG TATGACCAGTACAAGACGCCCATGGAGAACATCGGCCTGCAGGACTCCCTGCTCTCCCGTTTTGACCTGCTCTTCATCGTGCTGGACCAGATGGACTCCGAGCAGGACAGGGAGATCTCGGACCACGTCCTGAGGATGCACCGCTACCGCAACCCCAACGAGCAGGATGGGGATG CCatgcccctgggcagtgctgtggAGATGCTGGCTACAGATGACCCTGACTTCatgcaggaggaggagcaggagctgcaggtctATGAGAAACACGATGACCTCCTGCACGGGCCCAACCGCCGCAA GGAGAAGATTGTCAGCATGGAGTTCATGAGGAAGTACATCCACGTGGCCAAGATGATCAAGCCTGTGCTGACCGAGGAGTCGGCGAACTACATCGCCGAGGAGTATTCCCGCCTGCGCAGCCAGAGCCAGACAAACTCCGACGTGGCCAGG aCCTCCCCTATCACAGCCCGGACCCTGGAGACCCTGATCCGCCTCTCTACAGCCCACGCCAAGGCCAGGATGAACAAGACTGTGGATCTGcaggatgctgaggcagctctggagctggTGCAGTTCGCCTACTTCAAAAAG gtgctggagaaggagaaaaaacgCAGGAAGCCAGTGGAGGATGACTCAGAGACTGAGAAGGAGGAAGATCAGGAGtcacaggacaaggaggagcGCAGAACAAGGAG GAAGAAGGCACGCACAGAAGGCAAGGAGGGCTCCTACGACCCGTATGACTTCAGTGATGCTGAGGAGGAGATGCCACAGG TTCAGGCACACCCTTCGAAAACGCCCGAAGCCTCCGAAGCTGGCGAAGGGAAGAAGCTGGAGTTGGCTGAGCTAAG GTTGAAAGCATTCAAGGCTGCTctcctggaggtgttcaaggcttCCCATGCCCAGTCTGTGAGCCTGAAGAGCGTGATGGAATCCATCAACCGTGACAACCCCGAGCCCTTCTCAGCAGCCGAGGTGAAGGTGGCCCTGGCCCACATGCAGGATGACAACCAGGTCATGGTGTCTGATGACATTATCTTCTTAATCTGA